The genomic region CATTGCAACCCGCTACGAGAAGAAGGCTGAGAACTACCTCGCCATGCTGACTCTAGCTTCTATCATGCTGTGGCTATAGTTTTAAAACAGAGCCTAGGGTGCCTATGCTTCATCTCGGGGAACTATGGGGCTGGTGCTGATGTCGTGAAAGGCAGCGATCGCTCCCAGCCGTTGACCTATATCTGTTCTGGATTCTGTTCTGGATAGGATTGTATGGAGATCGAGGCGGGCCAATGGAGCGGAATCGACTATGGTTATGGATGATGTTGTGTGGATAGTAGAGTGAGCTATGGGTTGGCGGCGCGTTTGGTTGGGCCTAGTCGGATTCTTGCTGACCGTTAGTTTATCCTGTGCGCAAGCCCAGACTCCAGTACAGTCGGCTGCTCCAGGGTCTGAGAGTCCAGCTCCGGAGCTGTCAGTGCCGCAGGAGGAATCTCCCGATTTGGCCATGGCTCTGCCGTCGTCTACGGTGGCGATCGCAGCTACGGCTGGCCCAGCGGGATTGTATGACCCACCTCGGGGAGATGTGCGCTTGGCGGTGATCAGCGATTTGAACAGTGCCTACGGTTCCACAGACTACGACCCAGAGGTTGATAAGGCTATCGAACTACTGCCGTTCTGGCAGCCTGATCTGGTGGTTTGCAGCGGCGATATGATTGCTGGGCAAAGCCTGAGCCTCAGTGCCGACCAAGTTCGGCGTATGTGGGATGCTTTTGATGCCCATGTGGCGGCCCCTCTGCGCACCATGGGGTTACCGTTTGGCTTCACCGTGGGCAATCATGATGCCTCGGCTTCTCAGTCATCCAGCGGCGGCTTTACCTTCCAGCAGGAGCGGGATCTAGCCCAGGCCTATTGGCAGCAACCTAATCAGGCCTCGGGTTTAAACTTCCAAGCTCAGGATGACTTTCCGTTCTACTACAGCTTTGTGCAAAACGATATTTTCTTCTTGGCCTGGGATGGATCCTCCAGCCGAATTCCGGCGGACAAGCTGGCCTGGGTGGAGCGAGAATTAGCCAGTCCAGCAGCTCAGCAAGCCAACCTGCGGATTATGCTGGGGCATCTACCGCTCTATGCCGTGGCGGAGGGCCGGAACCAGCCCGGTGAGGTGATGGACAATGCCGACGAGCTGCGACAGATGATGGAGCGCCATAACGTGCATACCTACATCAGCGGCCACCATCATGCCTACTACCCGGCCCATAAGGGCAATCTGCAGCTCCTGCATACGGGCCTGCTGGGTTCGGGGCCGCGATCGCTCCTCGATCAGCCTCAGCGATCGCCTAAGACTCTGACGGTGGTGGATATTACCTTCGATGCACCGGAGCCTACGACCTATACCACCTATGATATTCAAACCCTGGCCCAAGTTGAGAATGCCCAACTGCCTCGATTGTTGACGGGACATAACGGTATGGTGATGCGTCGGGATGTGGCTTGGGATGATTTATCAACGACTGAGTTATCCTTCTGTGAGCAACGTTTAGGGGCAGCGCGTTGCGGTCGGTAGTAGGGGTGACTCACGTAGGTTGTTGACCTAGAATCGATCGGCTCTGGCGCTTATACTATCTGAGATCGTCTAGGATCGGTGCTGCTGAACTGGGAGATGAACCTCTAGCTCCAGGTTCTGAACCTCAACGCAACAGGTTGCGGAATCATGCCGCGATTCAGCAATGCCCTAAGATCCATCGTTGCGATCTGCGCTTATTATCTAGTGAACCCGCAGAGATTCAAAGGGATGTGCTGATGCTAGGGCGTTCGCGGCTAGCATCAGCGGTGTAAAGCTAGGAGAATTCGTTAAAATGGATGGAGCGATCGCCCTCAGAGTTCTAAGTATGGACATTTGTGCTAGGTCGTTTGAGGTCACACCAAAAGGGAGCAGCCCGCATTTACACATTCATAGCCTTCATACCCCAACCCCTTCTCTCAAAACAAGAGAAGGGAAGCCGGATTCCAAGTCCCTTGCCCGACTTGGCAGAGGAATTTAGGGTGAGGGCTACGAGGGCTACAAACGTGGGTGCTCCCCATCACAATCATCAGAGTTGGTTTGAAACCGTATAATCCCTATTTACCGGGAAGCACCATGGGATGTAGGGTATGTTAGCGAAGCATAACGCAAACCTGTAACCATGGGCATCGTCCAACGAATGGGGTATAACGTAACGTCTCATCATGTTCTTTTAATCTAGTATTAATTTATACATGGGCATGGGCGAACGAGTAGAAGTTAGTTCTGATATCCTGATACCCTAGGAAGCTATGGCTTGAGGAGGTCTGCCCAAGGATATCTCTACGAAGAGGTTGGTGTTGCTTAGATGAGAGATGAATTCCCTGAATCAACCCTTGCATCATGGACTGTTCAGAAATGGATTCATCTCAGAAATCAGCAACGTCAAGAGGTTTAATGGAGAGGTTTGATCCGGCGATGGGTGGGCTTGCGTAATGAAATGTCTCGTGATTAGATAAAACGGTCTTGAGTACCTTGCGACGTAATTTGGTTATCTCTCCCACATCTATCAATATTGTAGTTGCTGATAGTACTCCATCTATCGGACAGGATCTGTTGTCCTGTTTGGTGGAACTGGGCTATGGGCCCCAGCGGATACAGCTTATCCAAGATCTGGACAGGGCGTTAGAGGCGGGTACGGTTGACGTATTGTTGCTGTCTGTTCAGTGGTTGGAGCAGGGGCTCGATCTGCAGGCGATCGCTCCTGTTCCTGTGATTTCGTTTGGTTCTGATCAGGAGCGATCGCGGGCCTATGAAGCTGGCAGTATAGACTATCTAACGCTCCCGTTTAGTTCTGCAGAGCTTCAGGCTAAGCTACATATCCACATCCAGCACCAAGCTATGGCAGCTCAGTTGCGCCAACAGCAGCAGCGGCACTACCAACAGGAAGAACGCTGGCGGCTGTTGATGAAAGGCACCGGAGACGGCATTTTTGACTGGGATATCACCACAGGACAGGTGATGATGACAGCCCGCTGGATGTCCATGTTGGGCTACATGGAAGGGGAGTTTGTTGGGACGTTTACCACCTGGACAGATTTGCTGCATCCCGACGATCGCGATCGCACCCTAGCTGCCCAGCGGGCCTATATCGATCACCAAAGTCCAGACTACCAGCATGAATTTCGGCTACGGTGCGCGGATGGTAGCTATAAGTGGATTTTGGCCCGGGGGCAGGCGGTCTGGGATGAGTCTGGCTGTCCAGTGCGCATGGTGGGGTGGCATCAAGATATTAGCGATCGCAAGCAGCTTGAGCTAGCTCTACAGGCTTCAAAGGCTCAGCTCAGTGATATCCTCAATAGTATTGGTGCCTCTATTGGTAGCTTTCGCTACTACGATGACGGTTCATGGGAAACGGTGTATCATTCCCTGGGCTGTGTTGCCGTATTTGGCTATCCCCTAGCGATTTTCCCAGCCGAAAAATGGCTGTCCTGCATCGTACCCGAGGATGCGGAAACCTTTATCCCCCAACTACTCACAACGATTCGGCAGGAGCAAGGCAGTACCTTTGAATACCGCTATCGCCATCCCGATGGTTCCATTCGCTGGATCTCAGACACCATCACCTCTCGGCGCGATGAGATAGAATCCTGCTGGATTGTGACAATGGTGGGGATTGATATTAGCGATCGCCGTCGAGCGGAGCAGGCGCAGCGCGATAGTGAAGCACGCTTTCGGGCCATTTTTGAAGCGGCCCAAATTGGTATCGTGGTGGGTACTGCGCCAGACTATTGGCTATCGTTTACCAATCCTTGCTTTTTAAACCTGTTAGGCTACAGTGCTGAGGAGTTAGCCACCTATCACTGTTTTAATATTTCTTATCCAGATGATTTGCCGGCTGAGCATCAACTCTTCGATGAATGTCTGGCAGGGCAGCGAGACGGCTATCAACTGGAAAAACGATTTATCTGTAAAGATGGTCATATTATCTGGACGCATGTGATTGTGTCGATGGTGCGGGATGTCCAGGGGCAGATCCAGGCTGCGATCGCCTTGGTGGAAGACATCAGCGATCGCAAACGGGCCGATCTGGCGCTGCAGGAAAGTGAAACCCGTTTCCGTGACTTAATTGAGCAAACCTCTGACTGGGTTTGGCAAACCGATGCGGATGATCGATTTACCTACGTCAGTCCCCAGGTGGAGCAGATTCTCGGCTATGCTCCGGATCAAGTGCTAGGGCTGACGACCTTTGACTTTATGGAACCCCTAGAGCGCGATCGGGTGCGATCGATTCTGCGCCCCTACATGGAGCAGACCCAGTCTTTTACGGGGGTAGAGAAAACGCTTATTCATCAATCGGGTAGGCTGGTGACCTTAGAAACGAGCGGTTCACCCATTCTGGATGCCCAGAATGGCCTGTTGGGCTATCGCGGCATCGCTCGGGATATTACAGAACGCAAGCAGGCTGAACTTAAATTACAACTGGCTAAACAAGAGGCAGAAGCAGCCAACGTAGCCAAGAGCCAGTTTTTGGCAAGCATGAGCCATGAACTGCGGACGCCGCTCAACGCTATTTTAGGATTTGCTCAGGTGATGGGATACGATACGCAACTGTCTGCCGATCATCGTAATTTTGTGCAAACGATTTTACGCAGTGGGGAGCATTTGCTAGAGTTGATCAATGAGGTGTTAGACTTATCCAAAATTGAAGCAGGGCATATGTCCCTTGAGTACAGTACGCTCAATCTTCCAGATTTTATCCGAACAAGCTGTGAGATGCTCTACCAACAGGCGGATATGAAAGGTCTGTCGCTCCACTTCGACATTGCAGAGGATACGCCTAGCCATATTATTACCGATGCGCACAAGCTGCGTCAGGTGCTCATTAATCTATTGGGCAATGCCATTAAGTTTACAGAACAGGGACAGATTTTTCTACGGGTTGCAGCTACTGTCCATCCCCATTGCGATCGCCAACAGTTGACCCAGGTTATTCTGACGTTTGAGGTTGAAGACACAGGCATTGGTATTGCACCTGAATATCAAGCCAAGATTTTTGAAGCTTTTGAGCAAGTGTCGGATGGTTCAAAATGTGCTGGTGGCACGGGGCTAGGGCTGACGATCAGCCGCCGCCTGTTAGACTTATTGGGCGGTCAGATTACCCTAGATAGCCAACCTCAGCGGGGAAGCCTCTTCCGCTTTTCTATTCCAGTGCGCCTTGCCACCTCGGCAGATCTTGAGCAGATCCTGCCGAGCAGTGTGGTGATTGGCGTTGCGCCCGATCAGCCAACCTACCGAATTTTGGTGGTGGATGATCAGGACGATAATTGTCAATTTTTGATTCAAACCCTGAGCATCATTGGCTTTGAGACCCAGGCTGCAGATCGAGGCGAGGCAGCGATCGCCCTGTGGAAGCAGTGGCAACCCCATTTGATTTTGATGGATATCAACATGCCGGGAGTGGATGGCTATGCGGCAACTCGTCATATTCGTAGGGTGGAACAGACTAAAGGCGTTGATCAACATTCCGGTCAAACCATCTGCCCAACGCGCATTTTGGCCATGTCGGCTAGTGCCTTTGATCGCGATCGCACCTATGCCCTAGCGGTGGGATGTGATGACTTTTTGACGAAGCCGATTCAACTGCAGACGTTGTTTCA from Leptolyngbya sp. CCY15150 harbors:
- a CDS encoding metallophosphoesterase is translated as MGWRRVWLGLVGFLLTVSLSCAQAQTPVQSAAPGSESPAPELSVPQEESPDLAMALPSSTVAIAATAGPAGLYDPPRGDVRLAVISDLNSAYGSTDYDPEVDKAIELLPFWQPDLVVCSGDMIAGQSLSLSADQVRRMWDAFDAHVAAPLRTMGLPFGFTVGNHDASASQSSSGGFTFQQERDLAQAYWQQPNQASGLNFQAQDDFPFYYSFVQNDIFFLAWDGSSSRIPADKLAWVERELASPAAQQANLRIMLGHLPLYAVAEGRNQPGEVMDNADELRQMMERHNVHTYISGHHHAYYPAHKGNLQLLHTGLLGSGPRSLLDQPQRSPKTLTVVDITFDAPEPTTYTTYDIQTLAQVENAQLPRLLTGHNGMVMRRDVAWDDLSTTELSFCEQRLGAARCGR
- a CDS encoding PAS domain S-box protein encodes the protein MSTLRRNLVISPTSINIVVADSTPSIGQDLLSCLVELGYGPQRIQLIQDLDRALEAGTVDVLLLSVQWLEQGLDLQAIAPVPVISFGSDQERSRAYEAGSIDYLTLPFSSAELQAKLHIHIQHQAMAAQLRQQQQRHYQQEERWRLLMKGTGDGIFDWDITTGQVMMTARWMSMLGYMEGEFVGTFTTWTDLLHPDDRDRTLAAQRAYIDHQSPDYQHEFRLRCADGSYKWILARGQAVWDESGCPVRMVGWHQDISDRKQLELALQASKAQLSDILNSIGASIGSFRYYDDGSWETVYHSLGCVAVFGYPLAIFPAEKWLSCIVPEDAETFIPQLLTTIRQEQGSTFEYRYRHPDGSIRWISDTITSRRDEIESCWIVTMVGIDISDRRRAEQAQRDSEARFRAIFEAAQIGIVVGTAPDYWLSFTNPCFLNLLGYSAEELATYHCFNISYPDDLPAEHQLFDECLAGQRDGYQLEKRFICKDGHIIWTHVIVSMVRDVQGQIQAAIALVEDISDRKRADLALQESETRFRDLIEQTSDWVWQTDADDRFTYVSPQVEQILGYAPDQVLGLTTFDFMEPLERDRVRSILRPYMEQTQSFTGVEKTLIHQSGRLVTLETSGSPILDAQNGLLGYRGIARDITERKQAELKLQLAKQEAEAANVAKSQFLASMSHELRTPLNAILGFAQVMGYDTQLSADHRNFVQTILRSGEHLLELINEVLDLSKIEAGHMSLEYSTLNLPDFIRTSCEMLYQQADMKGLSLHFDIAEDTPSHIITDAHKLRQVLINLLGNAIKFTEQGQIFLRVAATVHPHCDRQQLTQVILTFEVEDTGIGIAPEYQAKIFEAFEQVSDGSKCAGGTGLGLTISRRLLDLLGGQITLDSQPQRGSLFRFSIPVRLATSADLEQILPSSVVIGVAPDQPTYRILVVDDQDDNCQFLIQTLSIIGFETQAADRGEAAIALWKQWQPHLILMDINMPGVDGYAATRHIRRVEQTKGVDQHSGQTICPTRILAMSASAFDRDRTYALAVGCDDFLTKPIQLQTLFHKIAALIPVRYVFSQTMDIAPAPLAVSSDQLCAMPREWVEELYRRAMLCDSTHIDQLLKQIPAHHRLLQEGLQSYNDMSRLDIILDLADACLRINQS